The Actinomycetota bacterium genome includes the window GCACCTTCCACTCGGGGCCGGGGCGACAAGTGTAGCGCACGAGTCCCGGTCGCCCGGTGCGGGTATAGTCCCTACGCGCACGCCCCGCATCATCCGCCCGCACACCTAGGAGGCAGCACGAGATGACCGATGCGCCGATCCTCGACCCGGTCCACGAGGTCACCGACCTTGAGAACGCCGACGATTTCACGAAGAAGCACACGCCGGTCGTCACGCTGGAGCCCGCAGGCGACGGCGCCGTGCGCGTGACGGTGGAGGTCGGCCACTTGGTCGCCCACCCGAACCTGCCCGACCACTTCATCCAGTGGATCGCGCTGTACGCCGGCGGCTCCGAGGTCGCGCGCTTCGAGCTGTCGGCCGTCGCGACCGCACCGGTGGTCTCGGCGGTCCTGGTGGTGGACGGAGGCACCGTGTTGCGCGCGGTCGCGAGCTGCAACCTGCACGGCCTGTGGGCCGGCGAGGCGGTCGTGTAGCGGAGCTACGCGTCCGGCTCGCGCCCGAGCTCGCGCTCCGCGGCCCCGATCACGATGCCCAGCAGACCGGCGAGCTGATCGAGCTGCTCGGGCGTGAGGTCGGCGCACGCCCGCTCCAGCGAACGCTGCGTCGCTGCCGCGATCCCCGGCATCATCTCGACCCCGCGATCTCCCACCACCACGAGCCGTGAACGGCTGTCGGCAGGATTCGGCTGTGTCGCGAGCCAGCGGCCGCGGACGAGCCGGGTGAGCAGCGCCGAGAACACGCTCTTGTCGATGGCGAGGTAGTGACAGATCTCCGTCACCGTGCCGGGGTCGCCGGCCTGCTCGCGGCGATGCACCTCGCGGATCGCGGCGGCCTGTTGCGCGTTGATGCCCGCCCCCGCGAGCTCGATCTCGAGCAGCTCGCGGAGGAGGCGCATCGCGCGGT containing:
- a CDS encoding winged helix-turn-helix transcriptional regulator, yielding MADDGLLTAPAGRNVGFYINRAMRLLRELLEIELAGAGINAQQAAAIREVHRREQAGDPGTVTEICHYLAIDKSVFSALLTRLVRGRWLATQPNPADSRSRLVVVGDRGVEMMPGIAAATQRSLERACADLTPEQLDQLAGLLGIVIGAAERELGREPDA